A genomic segment from Pseudoduganella chitinolytica encodes:
- a CDS encoding prepilin-type N-terminal cleavage/methylation domain-containing protein produces MSRSLSLRRPRAARQAGFTLVEIAIVLVIIGLLLGGVLKGQSLIDNAKVKNVIQQATSLQAAVNAYQDKFRALPGDDAQATAHVPGASGNGNGDGQIAEYQLAPQHLALGGFITGSFNGTTDFMTSAQGGAVYIFNDVVGNRGGNGIRLDNLPDTFSEQLDAKLDDGKADSGAVRATGPYTNAGTIIVRTAVFF; encoded by the coding sequence ATGTCCCGGAGTTTGTCCCTGCGCCGCCCGCGCGCCGCCCGCCAGGCCGGCTTCACGCTGGTGGAAATCGCCATCGTCCTTGTCATCATCGGCCTGCTGCTGGGCGGGGTGCTGAAGGGCCAGAGCCTGATCGACAACGCCAAGGTGAAGAACGTGATCCAGCAGGCCACGTCGCTGCAGGCCGCCGTCAACGCCTACCAGGACAAATTCCGCGCGCTGCCGGGCGACGATGCCCAGGCCACCGCCCACGTGCCCGGCGCCAGCGGCAACGGCAATGGCGACGGCCAGATCGCCGAATACCAGCTGGCCCCGCAGCACCTGGCGCTGGGCGGCTTCATTACCGGGTCGTTCAACGGCACCACCGATTTCATGACGAGCGCACAAGGAGGCGCGGTGTATATCTTCAACGACGTCGTCGGCAATCGCGGCGGCAACGGCATCCGCCTGGACAACCTGCCGGACACGTTCTCCGAGCAGCTGGACGCCAAGCTCGATGACGGCAAGGCCGACAGCGGCGCCGTGCGCGCCACCGGGCCGTATACGAACGCCGGCACGATCATCGTGCGCACGGCGGTGTTCTTCTGA